CTGCTTCTCACACCAACACACACCTGTCTCTTCATCCGATTCTTCCGAGCGAATCTTCgaccacaaattgagcaggaaaaatcttttcgccagtgtgtgttctttcgTGATGTTGTAAGTTTTGCTTTcgagcgaatctttgaccacaaactgagcaggaaagagggttttcgccagtgtgggttcttgtggggGGTTTTTTTACGTGCTCTTGTGACTGActctttgatcacaaactgtgcaggaaaaatgtttttcgtcagtgtgggttcttatgtgGTCTTTCAAGTTTTGCTTTCGagcgaatccttgaccacaaactgagcaggaaaaaggtttttcgccagtgtgggttctttcgtgacTTTGTAAGTTTTGCTTATgagagaatccttgaccacaaactgagcaggaaaagggtttttcgccagtgtgagtTCTTTTGTGACGTTGTAAGTTTTGCTCTCGagcgaatccttgaccacaaactgagcaggaaaaaggtttttcgccagtgtgggttattTCGTGACTTTGTTGATGTTGCTTTTGagagaatctttgaccacaaactgagcaggaaaaagggttTTCGCCAGTATGGATTCTTTCGTGACGTTGTAAGTTTTGCTTTTgagagaatccttgaccacaaactgagcaggaaaaaggtttttcgccagtgtgggttcttgtgtgtcgttttaagtcgctcttgtgactgaatctttgaccacaaactgagcaggaaaaaggggtTTTGACAGTGTGCCTCCTCATATGCGCATCACAAGTTTGCTTGGTAGgaaaggttttcccacactgagagcatttgcagaGTTTGTCGTCACTGTGAGATTTCTGATGACCATCATCATTGtaaggtgtgtgtgtggtgcCACTACTGTTTGATGGAGCGATGAAAATGTCTGTCTGCAAtccttctgttgagctgctgctgcAGCCGCTTGGCGGCACAGCCCCTCTGCTAGCTTCACTCGGACAATCTTCACTGTTCAATGGCTCACCATGTGACCCAGTGATatgctcctcctcttcctcctctttaACGCATGGcagctcttcctcctcctttttgattggaagttgcttctgttgacagggctcctcctcctctttgatttgggggagctcAACATCCTCTTTAACGCCAGGAGATTCTAGCTCCTGCCGCTCAGCAAGATATCCTCTGAAACCTGTCGGCACAGGAAAACCATAGCTATATTTTATGGACTACCACCGCGTCTGAaagaagtacagtgatcccttgcggtTTTTTTGGATTCAGTGCATGGTGcggttttaaaaagtatttatcAAAAAAATATGCGGTTTAATTTTGCGGTGCCAGAGACAATTGTTTCTCATAGATATGTGTCCGAAAATTCGGCACCGAAAACTATCCGCCAAAAATAGCTATAAGTGCAATTTCggttaaaatgttttaaatacgAATCGTGTGAAGAACCATAGTCCTCTTATGAGAACGTCATGAAAACAGCGTATTGCAAGCATTATTGAAGCAAAAAGATACTTGCATACTCATACTTGC
This sequence is a window from Corythoichthys intestinalis isolate RoL2023-P3 chromosome 13, ASM3026506v1, whole genome shotgun sequence. Protein-coding genes within it:
- the LOC130928086 gene encoding zinc finger protein 239-like isoform X1; translation: MSARPEELCGVKQEPPRHRHSTVCKLMDAKVLLRMEGFRGYLAERQELESPGVKEDVELPQIKEEEEPCQQKQLPIKKEEEELPCVKEEEEEEHITGSHGEPLNSEDCPSEASRGAVPPSGCSSSSTEGLQTDIFIAPSNSSGTTHTPYNDDGHQKSHSDDKLCKCSQCGKTFPTKQTCDAHMRRHTVKTPFSCSVCGQRFSHKSDLKRHTRTHTGEKPFSCSVCGQGFSQKQNLQRHERIHTGENPFSCSVCGQRFSQKQHQQSHEITHTGEKPFSCSVCGQGFAREQNLQRHKRTHTGEKPFSCSVCGQGFSHKQNLQSHERTHTGEKPFSCSVCGQGFARKQNLKDHIRTHTDEKHFSCTVCDQRVSHKST
- the LOC130928086 gene encoding zinc finger protein 239-like isoform X2, producing the protein MRERRMRLFGVSKGSHSPWIFTVGPLDLRGSFRGYLAERQELESPGVKEDVELPQIKEEEEPCQQKQLPIKKEEEELPCVKEEEEEEHITGSHGEPLNSEDCPSEASRGAVPPSGCSSSSTEGLQTDIFIAPSNSSGTTHTPYNDDGHQKSHSDDKLCKCSQCGKTFPTKQTCDAHMRRHTVKTPFSCSVCGQRFSHKSDLKRHTRTHTGEKPFSCSVCGQGFSQKQNLQRHERIHTGENPFSCSVCGQRFSQKQHQQSHEITHTGEKPFSCSVCGQGFAREQNLQRHKRTHTGEKPFSCSVCGQGFSHKQNLQSHERTHTGEKPFSCSVCGQGFARKQNLKDHIRTHTDEKHFSCTVCDQRVSHKST